In Rutidosis leptorrhynchoides isolate AG116_Rl617_1_P2 chromosome 2, CSIRO_AGI_Rlap_v1, whole genome shotgun sequence, one genomic interval encodes:
- the LOC139887938 gene encoding uncharacterized protein: protein MDPNHAFILWLVMLNRLNTQDKIQKWLPNQVLRCSLCEKVNDSVNHLFFKCDYSLEYPYLNNIWCILSRVVLAASIYYIWHERNGILFNKKKRSATEPSICIQEHMSSCMFFAWYDPPNTVNCIPAIMSFKSEVDEKLRNEEKRFRILKFLLIVSWVVFAMYYFNN from the exons ATGGATCCTAATCATGCTTTCATTTTATGGCTGGTTATGCTAAATAGATTGAATACACAAGACAAAATCCAGAAGTGGTTGCCTAATCAAGTTTTGAGATGCAGTTTATGTGAGAAGGTTAATGACTCTGTTAATCACTTATTTTTTAAGTGTGATTATAGTCTGGAG TATCCTTATTTGAATAACATTTGGTGTATTCTCAGTAGGGTTGTTTTGGCAGCTAGTATATATTACATATGGCATGAAAGAAATGGCATATTGTTCAATAAAAAGAAAAGGTCTGCTACTGAGCCTTCTATTTGTATTCAAGAGCAT ATGTCAAGCTGCATGTTCTTTGCTTGGTACGATCCCCCTAATACAGTGAATTGCATACCTGCAATTATGAGCTTCAAAAGTGAAGTTGATGAAAAGCTTAGAAATGAAGAAAAAAGATTTAGGATTTTGAAGTTTTTGTTGATTGTTAGCTGGGTTGTGTTTGCTATGTATTATTTCAATAATTGA